In Plodia interpunctella isolate USDA-ARS_2022_Savannah chromosome 19, ilPloInte3.2, whole genome shotgun sequence, a genomic segment contains:
- the LOC128678217 gene encoding E3 ubiquitin-protein ligase Arkadia-like isoform X4, whose amino-acid sequence MTEKGFEGDQSSSSWDIPGPSSLAAILDTVFTSTASDHQRNEEMECDALFAESDDDVEVMPMSSEAAPMVRDITPKPVSSNYVNSTTPTQPYEVNVAALSHPIPSHTPVPEEYQPLPDSSSSLGYVLGDNSEGLSANGQRRYSDMNIRYQPKPVPVGSRGYYYPNYTQYAAGVRPAQDYSFVPYHSNNVIVLSDDSNYVPHALPYTVPSNQPQIGDSNQMSGGYPNMYPNNYNQLHPGDNNITAGNQVPNHLERPSRKLNISPRRRQSRENEGSAFFIEVSSEEEDDATPRKKQCDNSIGHQTAGSSGSSSRGNSSQTNDAGISIDVKREPGEQADIANPAESTAIITVSENLLPQLEQRYRNQRLTQNCPHAQPSTYRCVQNSPVIHIKQENFGCVHNSSSGCRINHIPNTYSHVHISQNELHRRNSSHCHHANGSHHHHHHHHRMHTSCTHNTEGPVLPNPSTSQVKEEPRTQNIKQETDSSQAQKQRLENNPAPTAPCPIKVERNSEACVKVEPGAPSPLRPMEVQQNVTVKCERQNEDSRRCCDINAAGDRAANASPQPGTSSGRPCQAQPQIVENRPTNTQEDQCYEQNAVLSAPDLQLDWVSDSSSDDDVQLLEEDPNPRAVIDLTSSPGRAPSPAAAPADPPRPTFDQPRVFPPHPLSHNAHPPHAHLLRTRVRVGGCMVSCRGCCCAGYGALQPPLAHHPPHHPPHHPPHHPPHHPPHHPPHHAPPHHAPPHAPPSATHFVHHTPLHAHMGERRRDVSLAPPYLVHERLWHRQQHMLEVQRRSMMGDIGGGLALSPYISPPAAPLLAFPDELEPHDLSSNRVSQGLPSGVSPPMMLEGPHIHHHMHHYLQMHPPHLHISIQPSVMSSALAAQMVAVVSAAERRAERGASSAVIERNTYRHAYAAPAPHHQDEKCTICLSIFEVDSDCR is encoded by the exons ATGACGGAAAAGGGATTCGAGGGTGATCAGTCTTCATCCTCGTGGGACATCCCTGGTCCGTCATCATTGGCCGCTATCTTAGACACAGTATTTACGTCTACTGCATCTGACCATCAGAGAAATG aagAAATGGAATGTGATGCACTATTTGCAGAGAGTGATGATGATGTAGAAGTAATGCCAATGTCTTCTGAAGCTGCACCAATGGTGAGGGACATTACTCCAAAGCCAGTTTCTTCAAATTATGTGAATTCAACTACTCCTACTCAGCCTTATGAAGTAAATGTAGCTGCTCTTTCTCATCCTATACCATCCCACACTCCAGTGCCAGAAGAATACCAACCACTACCTGATAGTTCTAGTTCACTAGGGTATGTACTTGGTGACAACTCTGAAGGACTTTCTGCAAATGGCCAGAGGAGATATTCAGATATGAATATTAGATACCAACCAAAACCTGTTCCAGTGGGCTCTAGAGGTTACTACTACCCTAACTATACGCAGTATGCAGCAGGGGTGAGACCAGCTCAAGATTATTCATTTGTTCCATATCACTCAAATAATGTTATAGTTCTAAGTGATGATTCTAACTATGTACCTCATGCTCTACCCTACACAGTTCCATCTAATCAGCCTCAAATAGGGGATAGTAATCAAATGTCTGGTGGCTACCCAAATATGTAccctaataattataatcaacTGCATCCTGGGGATAACAATATTACAGCCGGTAATCAAGTCCCAAATCATTTAGAAAGGCCTAgtagaaaactaaatatatctcCCAGGAGGAGACAATCAAGAGAGAATGAAGGTAGTGCTTTTTTTATAGAAGTGAGTTCAGAGGAAGAAGATGATGCTACACCTAGAAAAAAGCAGTGTGATAACAGTATTGGTCATCAAACAGCTGGAAGCAGTGGCAGCAGTAGCAGAGGAAATAGTAGCCAGACAAATGATGCAGGAATAAGTATTGATGTCAAGAGAGAACCAGGTGAACAAGCCGATATAGCTAATCCAGCTGAGAGTACGGCCATCATCACAGTATCAGAGAACCTCCTACCTCAGCTTGAACAAAGATATCGCAATCAGCGCCTCACTCAAAATTGTCCTCATGCACAGCCCTCCACTTACAGATGTGTACAAAACTCACCAGTGATACACATAAAACAAGAGAACTTTGGTTGTGTTCATAACAGTAGTTCTGGTTGCAGAATTAATCATATACCCAATACATATTCACATGTTCATATAAGCCAGAATGAGTTACATAGGCGCAATTCTAGTCATTGTCACCATGCCAATGGGTCTCACCACCATCACCATCATCATCACAGAATGCATACATCATGCACTCATAACACAGAAGGACCAGTTCTACCGAATCCTTCTACATCCCAGGTAAAAGAGGAGCCAAggacacaaaatattaaacaagaGACTGATTCTTCTCAAGCACAAAAACAAAGGTTGGAAAATAATCCTGCTCCGACTGCACCATGTCCAATCAAAGTTGAGAGGAATAGTGAAGCTTGTGTCAAAGTGGAACCCGGTGCTCCTAGTCCTCTGAGGCCGATGGAAGTGCAACAAAATGTGACTGTAAAATGTGAAAGGCAAAATGAGGACAGTAGACGTTGCTGTGACATTAATGCTGCAGGAGACAGAGCAGCCAATGCTTCGCCACAGCCGGGCACCAGTTCTGGCAGGCCATGTCAGGCTCAGCCGCAAATTGTAGAAAATAGACCTACAAATACACAG GAAGATCAATGTTATGAACAAAATGCAGTGTTGTCAGCACCAGACTTGCAGCTAGATTGGGTCTCAGATTCAAGTTCAGATGATGATGTGCAGCTCTTGGAAGAAGACCCTAATcca CGTGCAGTGATAGACTTGACAAGTTCGCCGGGCCGGGCGCCGTCGCCGGCCGCGGCGCCGGCGGATCCGCCGCGGCCGACGTTCGATCAGCCGCGCGTGTTTCCGCCGCACCCCCTCTCTCACAATGCACACCCGCCGCATGCGCATCTACTGCGCACGAG GGTCCGCGTGGGCGGCTGCATGGTGTCGTGCCGCGGCTGCTGCTGCGCGGGCTACGGCGCGCTGCAGCCTCCGCTGGCTCACCACCCGCCGCATCACCCGCCGCACCACCCGCCGCACCACCCGCCGCACCACCCGCCTCACCACCCGCCTCACCACGCCCCGCCGCACCACGCCCCGCCGCACGCCCCGCCCTCTGCCACGCACTTCGTGCATCACACGCCGCTACACGCGCACA TGGGCGAGCGGCGGCGCGACGTGTCGCTAGCGCCGCCGTACCTCGTGCACGAGCGGCTCTGGCATCGGCAACAACACATGCTG GAGGTGCAGCGGCGCAGTATGATGGGCGACATCGGCGGCGGGCTGGCGCTGTCGCCGTACATATCGCCGCCCGCTGCGCCGCTCCTCGCT ttTCCAGATGAACTGGAACCCCACGATCTGAGTTCGAATCGCGTGTCCCAAGGGCTCCCGTCCGGTGTTTCCCCGCCTATGATGCT TGAGGGTCCGCACATCCACCACCACATGCACCACTACCTGCAGATGCACCCTCCGCATCTACACATTTCCATACAGCCCTCAGTCATG TCGTCGGCGCTGGCGGCGCAGATGGTGGCGGTGGTGTCGGCGGCCGAGCGACGCGCCGAGCGCGGCGCCAGCTCCGCCGTCATCGAGCGGAACACCTACAG ACACGCGTacgcggcgccggcgccgcacCATCAGGATGAGAAGTGCaccatctgtctgtctatattcGAGGTCGACTCTGACTGCAGGTAA